TGCGAAGGAAGCAAGCAAACCTTTGGTAATGGTACGCCCTGATGAAACAGGGGAGATGTTGCCTGAACAGTTCCCGccgccattggtggttgcgggactgctgccattggtggttgcgggactgctgccattggtggttgcgggactgctgccattggtggttgcgggactgctgccattggtggttgcgggactgctgccattggaggttgcgggactgctgcctttggtggttgtgggactgttgccattggaggttgcgggactgctgccattggtggttgtgggactgctgccattggtggttgcgggactgctgccattggtggttgcgggactgctgccattggaggttgcgggactgccgccattggaggttgcgggactgctgccattggtggttgcgggactgttgccattggaggttgcgggactgctgccattggtggttgcgggactgttgccattggtggttgcgggactgccgccattggaggttgcgggactgctgccattggtggttgcgggactgctgccattggtggttgcgggactgttgccattggtggttgcgggactgctgccattggtggttgtgggactgccgccattggaggttgcgggactgctgccattggtggttgcgggactgctgccattggaggttgcgggactgctgccattggaggttgcgggactgctgccattggaggttgcgggactgctgcctttggtggttgtgggactgctgccattggtggttgtgggactgctgccattggaggttgcgggactgctgcctttggtggttgtggaactgctgccattggtggttgtgggactgccgccattggaggttgcgggactgctgccattggtggttgcgggactgtTGCCATTGGAGGTTGTGGAACTGCTGCCTTTGGTGGTTGTGgaactgctgccattggtggttgtgggactgctgccaaCGGAGGGTCCGGCATTGTCACAAAAAATCTTAAGGACACTCTATGACCCCTATGACGTACACAAGTATCAAGGTtggagtatatatatatatatatttacgggaagaaagtaaataagAAGCCTCAGTAAATTCAACACGACAAAAAAGTGGGTACAAGGTCGATCAGATGGAAACAATACCGAGTACAAGCTGCGCAAGTAATTAAGCATATCGATATTGTGTGTTGTTAGCGCAAACGAATCCTGCTACGCGTGCTATAGGGTTATCCTCCTTCATCGTACTGGATACTAGTCAGTTTCCCCGAGTCATACGCCTTTTTAGTGATGGGATCGCGAAGGATCTTATACGCAAGAATTATCTTTTGCATTCTACTCCTACTtatttcatcattttcaCCTGTGTTAGACACATCCGGGTGGTGCCGCCTGGCCGCTTCGCGGAAAGCCACAGCTACGTCCTTTGAAGTTGCAGAAAACTCCCGACCACTCAAACCAAGTAACTTGTAGTATCCTAGTGGGTCAACATTCTCCAAATCAGTACGCCGCCTCTCCTTTGGGTTGACGTGTCGTCCACGGCGAGCTTCGTCACGAGCAGCTTCTTCCTTCACCCTTTGCTCAAAACTCTCTTTTTTACGAGCTTGGCGCCGCAGTTCCTCCCGATACTCGTATTCCTCACGCTCCTCATCTTCAGGCGACCAACGGTAGCCTTGCTGATCAGAGGTGAAGTGCAACATCCCCGCCGTTTTCAACTCCGCCATCTGGTTTGTCTGCTCCCGAAGGAAACACATCACCATCAAAAACTGTTGGACACGTAGTGATAGTGCAGCTGCGAAAATAGAGGCTGTAGTTGCAACACCAGGTTCGACCACTGTGGCGGAGGCTATTAGCGTAACAGCGCTAAAGAGCAGTGCTACGCCCGATTTTCCACGTTTTGTGAGGTGTAAGACGGGACCAGCAACTTTACCAGTAgcaccacacacaaaagtggGACACTGTGTAGATGAGTTTCCCGTTGTAACCGTAAACCGCAACATTGGGAGAAAAACAGGACGAATGGAAATACTTTCCTTGTAAATACCGGTAAGGGTTACATTGCTTCTTACGAATGAGCCGTGGAACTTGACCAGTTCCTGATCGATACGCCGAAGAACGGTATCTCTTGTCAGACGGGAGTCCAAAATGGTGAGCGCTGTGGCCGTCGACATCGCAAAGGGTATGATTTTGGGATGCACCTCCATTTCCTCTAGCTCTTTTAGCAACTCGAAACGTGAGATAAGCATGGAGGGAACATGTGTTCCAACAACACAACGCTCCACCAGCGACAGTGGGTGAACGTACGACGCAGATACTTGATTGGATGGGTGGTGCTCACCAAACGGGTAGCTGAACTGGTAATTCGGTCCCTCAACCCAAACAAGGCAATGCTGCTGCGTTAAGTACGCAGGATCCCTCTGTAGAATTTCAGCACGGAAACTCCCACCGGCTGCCGTCGCTGCGAGCCAGAAAGGCATCATGTACCGTTCGACACTGTGAACACGCACCGTAGCGCCATGGTGACGACATACAGCATCCAGAGCCTCTGCCTCGCCAATGTGAAACGGGATGCCACACGCCTTTTTAACGATGCGGgtgttttttgcttctaaTTGGTCCAGTGACCGAGCAAAAGTAGAAACTTTGTTTTCACCGGATCCAGGGGGGGCCTGCTCTTCAAAGAGCCCCATCATCGTGCGCCGTTGGTTCACCTGCACATAACAAAGGGAGTATGAAACACACGACCGTAGTTGAAACATCCTAGTTTCAAAATGCCGCTCCCCTAACACAGTCCATGCACGCCCTATTCTATGATTGATGGGTTGAAAAGAAACGGCAGAATGAATTACAATACATACATCTGCGTGCATGAACCCAACGAGATTGAGCAACTGGAAAGAGGCAACATGGGAGAGCAACAAAACTGACACCACTTTACGGTATCGTGCAGACACCTTCCTAACGCACTTGAAAGTCGTCGCGACCCACTAAGGGGAGGGTGCACGGTGGTTCGTATTCACTAGTCTTCCGTGCAGTTAACGCGGTAACAAAAGGTTAGATCACTTTAGCTAATACAAGTGTGTAAAACATTAATAAACAGTGTAAATATACAATGACATTTGGGGGAAGTGTCCGTTACGGAACACAACCAGCGTCCCCTTTCTCGACTGTGGGTGGTGGCAGTTCCCTTAGTATCAATGCGCTGCGCGAGTGCAATGTGCGCAACCTTTCTATCATATCAGTCAGAAAACAAGCGAGCTTCCGTGGGAAACTCACTTTGGGGTCCGGGCACCAGTACTGGCAGGCAATACCAAAAGATTCCAAGAACAGTGAGAAGCATAACTCCCCCTCTGGAAGCAGCAGAACGCGTTCGTGAAGCGCATTAAAGGTTTCTGTAATCTCCTCGACATCTGTGAACTTCACCTTCCGACAGTACCGATGCGGTTCGGTGCTCCCCCTCCGGGAGTtattctctttctccttgtTGTCTGCGACAAAACCACAATCTGAGAACATACGAAGATAGGCATCAAAGCTAATTCGACCCACGAAGCGACCCGATGGTTGTTTTAACCCTTTCGATGACTTCCTTTGGTTTTCACTCTGCTGTTTTAcgtagaagaaaaaaacacgcgCCAGGTCTTCCTGTAAATGACGTATAACGCGCTGCGATTCCGGTCGATAGAAGTCCACTGTTGTTGGAGTCACCCCACAGAGTGTTGGGACACTCAAACCAGTGAGAAACCGCCCCGCCGCATCCAACAACGAGTCTCGAAAGCGCACAGCACCCATATGTAAAAGTATTTCCGTAAACTGCGCCGGCTTGACTCTGCGTATATTCATTTCTTCCTCCGCCGCCTCTAGCAAAGCAGCCTGCTTCTCCACACTTTTAGCTTGAAGCATTGCCATAAGCTTAGGAGAGATAACTGTGTCGAAAATTCGGGCTATGGTTTGTCTCGAAAGTGGTTCCACCATTAATCGGGAATCCTCTACGAACCGCCAAAACTGAACTTCGTCCATCTCGTGTGCATTCTCTCCGGCATAGTGATAAAAAATTGAAGTAATCGTGTTTACATGTTTCCACAGCACCCTCTTAAGAGACTGCACAACGGACCTCCACACCTGGGGGGTACACGAACCGAACTTCTCGCGGAGGTCGTTCATTTTCCTCGCATTAAGACTCACAAAGTGGCGGGAGGCGTCGGCTGTCACTACATATCTCGGATGGCCTCTGCCTCGTTCCCATGTCAAACGTGCGGCTTCACGGGAGATGCACATGCCACTCTTTTGCAAGTCCATCTCACACCATACACCCAAGCGAAAGTTTTCCACCTGCTTGCTGAGCTCCTTATTCCATATCGACAGTTGCTTCTTTACATCCTCTTCAGTGGTCAGAAGGCTGACATCTTCCGAATCGGTAGCGATGCTGCTGTCAACTTGAAGGGGATCCTGTTCAACAACCAACCGGAAAGACTCGCTGACAGCGTCtgccctcttcttttccacgTAGTAAGCGAATATTTCAGCTACTGCTACTATGATCCTGTCCTCCCGTTTCATGTTGAAGTCTTCAACAGTTAGCGAAACGGCTAGGGGTATGTTTGTAGTGAAGTCGCACACCAGTCGAAGTCGGTCTGCCACAGACGAGTCCACGGATGTCgcaaactcttttttttcaggaAAAACGTAACGAATAATGCCGTGAAACACCTCCCCATCGGCGAAGTCGTCTGCAAAATTTCGCACTCGCCGCAACACCCCGACCTCTCCACTGCGAAGGATGTGGTTACACCACCGGAGAAGGAATGAATGTCCCTGCAACGCCTCGTTCTCACCATGTTCAGGTTCTCTTTCCTGGTAGTCACCATCTTCTTTGTGGAGCCAGCCTGCAACTACTTCCTTAGCATCAAACTGAGTACCGACAATCTTCTTCAGCAGGATGTTTTGATGCTGAGCTAGGGTTAATATCTCAAGTAAACGAGCCCTAAGATTCGCCTCATGATTCCTCTCTTGGATCTTTAGTTGCTCTTTCAGCCTTTCCACCTCTAGTTGCAGCTCGTCTCGCTCGCACATTACCGCCTTTAGCTCTGAGTCCTTCTCCTCATTGCTTAGTTGTAACTTATCGGCCCTGAAGCATTCCATATGGAATTGATTCTTTGCGCTCTCCAATTGAAATGCCGCATCGTGCAACCTCTCGGTGAGAAACTGCACGCGAGACATTGCTGTGGCACTCTTCCAACGAAGGAACCCTAGtgcaacacacaaaaagcgGCTATCGGCACCGTGCCGCGACACGACGTTGCGCCTAAGCTTATTAACGACGCGCTCCTTTTTCACATTATCCCGCCATGCAATAAAAgccctcctttttctttcactttgTACGTAAACAACAAGCATGTGTGCAATTCGCTTCCACTCGCTGCCTGTGAACGAGACCCGTTTGAGTTCCCCCGAAATGTTTTTCAGCTTTAATAGGCTGGCATCGTATTCATGCATATACGTAgagtgggaaaaaaaagggttgtCGCGATGCAGGGCACGGTCGCACAACAGCGCCTGTATCGCAGCTGGCGCGTAGTCTAACCGTTTTGCATCGTAATTGCAAAAAATAGCTGGTAGTAGGGCTTCGGTGATGTGCACCATGAACTGCTTAAAGGGTGAGTGGCAGCTCAAAAGTTTCATGGACCACACTGCAGCCATTGCTCTCGACTGGTTCGTAACGCCTTCACGGCCCGCAAGCTCTCGCAGCATCGTCTCAACAAAGAAGCTTACAGAAGAGAATTCTCGGTAGCGTTCGGCATACTCCAAGAGTAACTTCGCATAGCGATGCCTTTCGATCTTATTGCGTGCGTCTAATGCGGCATCTTCCTTTTGGGAGAAAGCAGCATACGTGGCGCTCGGTCCCGAAGGAAAAACTATTGGAGGAAGTGATGAGGAGCAGGGATGCTTTGCTCGCGACACCATACCTAAGACACTCTAAACTCCTACAGAATCTGCCAAATTTTGTGTGACTTTTCGTGCAGGAGGGATAAAATCTGAAGTGATTGAAAGACACACAAACGGATATAATTCAAAACATTGTGCTAACTGCAACGAAAACTACACAATAGATGAGATGCAAGGAAGAACGAGAAATGGTGCTCCTTCATTGCTGGAGCAAGAACCCTGTCATAGgataataaaaagtaaaaagttCCCGCAGAGAATACACCGGTACATGTAACATGAAAGTTATGGTGCTCTGGTAAGTAACTGACATACCTAGAAGGTTGCCGAAATATTCACGTTTCGTCGTTGCTTTGCACAGATGCCTCATtcacttccttctgtttgtcGCGTGTATACGTGGCAAAGCTCAGGTCACAGTTTAACCGAATCGGATCCctattaattttcttttgaatgCCATCAAACAACTCTCTTATACCGAGCTTTGCTAACTCAACCAATGGTACATCTTCGTTAAAAGTCGTGGAATGCAATCCCTCCGACGAAGACGTATCACACGTTGAGTTTTGATTGCTCTGCTGAGTGAACTCTCCTGTACATGTCCCCTCTAACCTATCCACATGTTTTCCCCGCCGACGCGGCAGAGCATCCGGGTTCTGAATTCCCTTCGCAGGACCCTGGACCGAATCATCCGCCTCAAGACTCACGCGCGATCCGTTGTCCACCTCTCCAACGTTTCTGTTGGTCGCATATTGCTGCATATGACCGCCAGCAGTTGGTAGTCCCAGTGGTTCCTCagtgttttccccttctaaACCTTTACCACCCCTCACAACCTCATTTTGCTGAGGTGTTAACTCCGATAAGACATACGGGGCATCTGTCGCCCCCTCCGATGATCGCAACTGGGCTTCAATAGTTTGAGAGAGCCCCGGTTCACAAGCTGTATCCGCAGTACAACTTCGTGGCGAGGTTGGGATCGACTCGTCAAGAGAGGCCGAGCCGCCCTCCTGAGTTTCGGGCGTTGGAACACTGCCCTTCGTGTTGTTTGAATGATCTACACCGCCACGAGAACGCGCTCCTCCACCCGGGCGAAGAAACGCACTGAGAGGAGGTAGCTCGCTGTCATCTACATTCTTTCGCTTAAGTGACTTGAGGGTTACCTGCACCTTTTTCAATTCATATAGCGACATATCAATTTCGTCACCCAGTTGCGAGTGCTGATTGCTCTGGTTTGCCCTGTTGGCGGACCCATGACGTTTCGTGCACCTCTGGCGGTTTCTTACATTCCCTCGGCAACTCGATTTCGAGTTTACCCCACCCGCGTTGGGGGGACCTTCATCAACCGTCCCCATGGCGGCCGCCTTGAATGCAACCAAGCGGTTAAACGCGTCAGCTGCTTTAGGGTACGGATTCTTGTCGGGATGAACCAGAAGCGTCCACCCCTGGAATGCCTTCCGCACTACCGAGGGCGGTGCGTCGGTTCCAAATAAGGTTTGGTATGTGACACACGGGTCCAGCAAC
This portion of the Trypanosoma brucei brucei TREU927 chromosome 7, complete sequence genome encodes:
- a CDS encoding chaperone protein DNAJ, putative; protein product: MHADVCIVIHSAVSFQPINHRIGRAWTVLGERHFETRMFQLRSCVSYSLCYVQVNQRRTMMGLFEEQAPPGSGENKVSTFARSLDQLEAKNTRIVKKACGIPFHIGEAEALDAVCRHHGATVRVHSVERYMMPFWLAATAAGGSFRAEILQRDPAYLTQQHCLVWVEGPNYQFSYPFGEHHPSNQVSASYVHPLSLVERCVVGTHVPSMLISRFELLKELEEMEVHPKIIPFAMSTATALTILDSRLTRDTVLRRIDQELVKFHGSFVRSNVTLTGIYKESISIRPVFLPMLRFTVTTGNSSTQCPTFVCGATGKVAGPVLHLTKRGKSGVALLFSAVTLIASATVVEPGVATTASIFAAALSLRVQQFLMVMCFLREQTNQMAELKTAGMLHFTSDQQGYRWSPEDEEREEYEYREELRRQARKKESFEQRVKEEAARDEARRGRHVNPKERRRTDLENVDPLGYYKLLGLSGREFSATSKDVAVAFREAARRHHPDVSNTGENDEISRSRMQKIILAYKILRDPITKKAYDSGKLTSIQYDEGG